A window of the Hevea brasiliensis isolate MT/VB/25A 57/8 chromosome 6, ASM3005281v1, whole genome shotgun sequence genome harbors these coding sequences:
- the LOC110663146 gene encoding uncharacterized protein LOC110663146 yields the protein MDKTHLSSNNDESTTCTSKTKSSCRILASPAKINVGCRPHHENSLRLQELLSKNEPDELQAQTLSPPCSFSSPSPRQHVIDTNDKEKDGGRERLKRHREEVAGKVMIPDAWNQENFLMDWIDYSSFDKLLAANGIASAREALMAQGRRGRASSQRLRIESRC from the coding sequence ATGGACAAAACCCATCTCTCATCTAACAATGATGAATCCACCACCTGCACAAGCAAAACCAAATCCAGCTGCCGGATTCTTGCATCTCCCGCGAAAATAAACGTGGGTTGTAGGCCTCATCATGAGAATTCACTCAGGTTACAAGAGTTGTTATCCAAGAATGAACCTGATGAATTGCAAGCTCAAACTTTGTCTCCACCTTGCTCATTTTCATCTCCTAGTCCTAGACAACATGTTATTGATACCAACGACAAGGAGAAGGATGGCGGGCGAGAAAGATTGAAGAGGCATCGAGAAGAGGTGGCTGGAAAGGTTATGATACCAGATGCATGGAATCAGGAGAATTTTCTTATGGATTGGATTGATTATTCTTCCTTTGATAAGTTGTTGGCTGCTAATGGAATTGCATCAGCTCGTGAAGCACTTATGGCTCAGGGACGTAGAGGTAGAGCCAGCTCTCAAAGACTCAGGATAGAAAGTAGGTGTTGA
- the LOC110663143 gene encoding 60S ribosomal protein L10a-2: MSKLQSEALREAISTIMTASKEKKRNFTETIELQIGLKNYDPQKDKRFSGSVKLPHIPRPKMKICMLGDAQHVEEAEGIGLQWMDVEALKKLNKNKKLVKKLAKQYHAFLASESVIKQIPRLLGPGLNKAGKFPTLVTHQESLESKVNETKATVKFQLKKVLCMGVAVGNCAMEEKQVFQNVQMSVNFLVSLLKKNWQNVKCLHLKTTMGAPQRIF; the protein is encoded by the exons ATGAG TAAGCTCCAGAGTGAGGCATTGAGAGAGGCCATTTCTACTATTATGACTGCATCCAAAGAGAAGAAGCGGAACTTCACTGAGACAATTGAGCTCCAAATTGGGCTCAAGAATTACGATCCCCAGAAGGATAAGCGTTTCAGTGGCTCGGTGAAGCTGCCACATATTCCCCGGCCCAAAATGAAAATTTGCATGCTTGGTGATGCTCagcatgttgaggag GCAGAGGGAATAGGTTTGCAGTGGATGGATGTGGAAGCATTGAAGAAACTAAACAAGAACAAGAAATTGGTCAAGAAACTCGCCAAGCAGTACCATGCGTTTTTGGCTTCAGAATCTGTCATCAAGCAGATTCCTCGTCTTCTGGGCCCTGGTCTCAACAAGGCAG GGAAGTTCCCTACCCTTGTCACCCACCAAGAGTCCCTAGAGTCTAAAGTGAATGAAACAAAAGCAACAGTGAAGTTCCAGTTGAAGAAAGTGCTTTGCATGGGAGTGGCTGTTGGGAACTGTGCTATGGAGGAGAAGCAGGTGTTCCAAAATGTGCAAATGAGTGTCAATTTCCTAGTTTCTTTGTTGAAGAAAAACTGGCAGAAT GTTAAGTGCCTACACCTCAAGACTACCATGGGGGCGCCACAACGCATCTTTTAA
- the LOC110663165 gene encoding cell division protein FtsZ homolog 2-2, chloroplastic-like: MIFKANVPVGLHSSDCRDFKVLGNLECGYRYHPHSLLRVKVHSCMHLIIVLCMDTSKLVPGLVNVDFADVLAIMKKASSFLMGIGTATGKSKARDAALNAIQSLLLDIGFEQATGIVWKITGGSSLALFELSLPTSPLKVSITLIATGFNCQDESEGKGAQHGLGDASVRINRDISNANVEA; encoded by the exons ATGATATTTAAGGCTAATGTACCGGTGGGACTCCACTCCAGTGATTGCAGGGATTTCAAAGTCCTTGGGAATCTTGAATGTGGGTATCGTTACCACCCCCATTCTCTTCTGAGGGTCAAAG TTCATAGTTGCATGCATCTTATTATCGTATTATGTATGGATACAAGCAAGCTT GTCCCGGGTCTGGTTAATGTTGATTTTGCTGATGTATTAGCTATCATGAAAAAAGCAAGCTCTTTTCTTATGGGAATAGGAACTGCAACTG GGAAGAGCAAGGCAAGAGATGCAGCATTGAATGCCATCCAATCACTTTTGTTAGACATTGGCTTTGAACAAGCTACTGGGATTGTCTGGAAAATAACTGGTGGGAGCAGTTTAGCTTTGTTTGAGTTGAGCCTTCCAACT tCTCCCTTAAAGGTAAGCATAACTCTGATTGCTACTGGATTCAATTGCCAAGATGAAAGTGAAGGGAAG GGGGCTCAACATGGTCTTGGTGACGCTTCTGTTCGAATCAACAGAGACATCTCAAATGCTAATG TTGAAGCATAG